The Nitrospira sp. sequence GGCACGAAATCTCGGCGAAACCTTGCTGTCGGTTTGGTATGGCTGAAGCCACTGCGTGAGGGGGCGGCCGGTTGCCTCGGCATCGTGCTAGTCGGCCTTCAGCATATACCCGCTCCCGCGGATGGTATGGATCAGTTTCTTGGTTCGGCCTCGGTCGATTTTATTCCGGAGATAGTTCACATAGACGTCGATGACATTCGTGAAGGTATCGAAGTCTTGATTCCACACGTGCTCAGAGATCATGGGCCGTGTGAGGACACGGCCGGTATGGCGCATCAGATATTCCAGCAAGGCATACTCTTTCAGCGTCAGATCGATGCGTTGTCCGCCCCGGGTCACGTCACGCGTCGCCGGGTTGAGCATCAAGTCGTCGACTTGAAGGATCCCAGGGCTTTCCGTCGCGCCACGGCGTAACAACGCGCGCACACGCGCCAACAGCTCATCGATGGCGAACGGTTTTGTCAGGTAATCGTCGGCGCCGGCGTCCAGTCCCTTGACTCTCTGATCGATTTGAGATTGCGCCGAGAGGATCAACACCGGAGTTTGAATCCGTTCTCGGCGGAGGTTCTTCAACACATCCAAACCGGACATGGACGGCAACATGACGTCGACGACAAGGAGATCATAGTTGGTCGACAAGGCCATCTCCAACCCTTTGGCTCCGTCCTCGCAGAGGTCGACGGCATAACTTTCTTCCTCAAGTGCTCGCTTAATAAAACACC is a genomic window containing:
- a CDS encoding response regulator transcription factor, with amino-acid sequence MRVLVIEDETKVGCFIKRALEEESYAVDLCEDGAKGLEMALSTNYDLLVVDVMLPSMSGLDVLKNLRRERIQTPVLILSAQSQIDQRVKGLDAGADDYLTKPFAIDELLARVRALLRRGATESPGILQVDDLMLNPATRDVTRGGQRIDLTLKEYALLEYLMRHTGRVLTRPMISEHVWNQDFDTFTNVIDVYVNYLRNKIDRGRTKKLIHTIRGSGYMLKAD